GAAGCACACGGCCAACTACAAGTCAAAGGCAACGAGCTAGTCGACGAAAATGGAAAAGTCGCTCAGCTCCGTGGGATGTCGTTCTTCTGGAGTCAATGGCAAGCCGCGATGTACAACGAAACCATCGTAGACTACCTCGCCCAAGACTGGAAAGTAGACATCATCCGTGCAGCCATGGCCGTCGAACATGAAGGCTACAAAACCCATCCCGAAACCGAGATAAAAAAAGTAGACATCCTCGTACAAGCTGCTGTCAAAAACGGCCTCTATGTCATCATTGACTACCATTCACATGAGGCGTCCAAAGACCCGGATACTGCCGCGGACTTCTTTGGCCAAATGGCCAAAAAATACAAAGACATCCCCAATGTGATCTATGAAATATACAACGAACCCCTAGAAGACGACTGGGTCAATACTCTCGTACCCTATGCGACTCAGGTCATCGCTGCGATCCGTGCACACGACCCTGACAACCTCATCCTCTGCGGCACTCGTACTTGGTCGCAGCGTGTAGACGAAGTGGTACAACAGCCCCTTACAGATCCCAACATCGCCTATGTGTTGCACTTCTATGCAGGGACACACAAGCAATGGCTCAGAGACACCGCAGACAAAGCTCGCGCGGCTGGTCTTTGTATATTCGTGTCGGAGTTTGGGGTGATCAATGCCAACGGAGACGGAGCAATCAACTACGAGAGTACCAAAAAATGGATGGAATGGATGGATGACAACCAATTGTCATGGTGCAACTGGGCAGTTTCCGAAAAAGCAGAGGGAGCGTCGATATTCAAGCCAGGAACACCTGGTGACCAAACACCCACTACTGCTGATCTCACCGAATCCGGACTCTACCTCCGCAGTATACTTCTCGACCGAAACTACGACAAACCCTAATCGCAAAACAGATTGTAAACAGCAGGCAGTAGATACGAAGCGATGTTTTCGTGTCTACTGCCTATTTGACATAAGTCTATCCTGCGAGACAGTACGTCTCACCTACTCAGTCCCACTCTCCATTGGATGCTGTGAGCACTACTGGAGCTCCATCTGTGACCAGTATAGTCTGCTCGTGCTGGGTGACATACCCCCCTCTATTCCCCACTAGCGTCCATCCGTCCGCCATCTCTACAGCTACAGTAGACCGAGTCGAAATAAACGTCTCGATGGCTACTGTGGTATTTTTGCGAAATCGCTCCCGATTGCTCCTCACTCGGTAGTTGAGGATATTTTCAGGTGCCTCGTGTAGACTTCTACCTACACCATGCCCTGCCAAGTTTTTAATCACTTTGAATCCTGACTTTTTTGCCTCGGTCTCGATCAGGTGTCCGATATCTGCTATTTTCACCCCTCCTTTGATCTGACATATTGCTTGGCGCAAAATACGCTTGGAGGCATCCACTAGGGGCTGATGATTGTGTACATCCTCGCCTAGCACAAAGGAAGACCCATTGTCAGACCAAAACCCATCCAGCTCAGCCGAGACATCAATATTGATCAAATCGCCTTCCTGGAGGATGGTCGTATCAGAGGGGATGCCATGCGCCGCTTCTTCGTTGACACTGATACATGTATATCCCGGAAATCCATAGGTTTCGAACGGAGCTGATTTTGCTCCATAACTTCTCAATATCGCGCCCCCGTACTCGTCGAGCTCTTTCGTAGACATACCGACTTGGGCATATTCCCTCATCCGTTTGAGTGTTGTCCCTACTACCTGACTGATTCTTTCCATCCCGATCCGCTCGGATTCTTTGGTTATTGACATATGCTTGATGCTATTGTAATCGTGCCCTACATTGCTTCTTCCCATCCAATGGTTTGTCACGACACTGTTCGCAAAGTTAATCCTTTGGATTCCAAATCGCTACAACCTAATATCAAATTCACATATAGCCAGCACCTTCACACCTTTCGAATAATGTACTTTGTCAGGTTGACCCAAAAGCAAATGATTATCACTTCACTATTCAAGATTCATTGTTCGAAATCCGTTATTGATTTGTACCCCTAGGAATGTCGACTAAACCATGTTAAGCACAGCATCTCTGAACTGACGAGACACATACAAAAAAACTCCAAGAAGATTACCTCTTGGAGTTTTTTCACGAGTCAGTCGAATCTAGTCTCTGAGAATAAGGACGTCCTTATTCTTCGACCTGTAGAGTAAACTCTTTGATGAGATCCACAGTACTCGTATCGGTATCATACACCGAATACCACCCCTGCAATTCATGGGCCGGGTCACCAATCAGATCGTCTCCTATCTCCCACAGTTGGCCGGGAGCAGACGGACGTCCTTCTCCTCCCCATGACCAGAAATTGCAACCCTGAATCACGCCATCGGACTGAATGCTCCGCAGTGTATAGTCAAATATCAACCGATAGTATGCATCTCTGTATACGACAGTAGACTCATCGCCAAAAGCTCCTCCATCACGTGGCACGCCGAACTCTTCGACCACCAGTGGCTTACCGAGACGTTGTGCCTTTTCTTCTTGCCCTTTGAGATAATCAAGAGTCATCTGCTTGGCCGTCTCAAAACTCAAAGTATCGTTGGGGTCAAACCATCCCCAATTTTGTATCCACACATGAGTGGTCGCATAGTCCACATACTTGGATAGGTTGTCCGCATAGAGTTCGTTGCCCGAGATGGGTGTAGAGGTGTCTCCTTCAGTCCCTAGACACACGAGGTGATTTTGATCTTTCTTCTTGATCAGTTTCGCTGACTTATCAATCCACGCCCTGAACTCCGGCACATGGCTGTACCCTCTCGGCTCGTTGGCCAATTGCCACGCCATGATCGTAGGGTCATCCTCGTAGGCCACCCCCGTGAGGCTATTGGTCCGTCCGATGAGGAATTCCACGAAATCGTAGTACATCTTCATGGCTTTCTTGTTGGTATAAAAAGACTCGGAATAACTGATGAACTCATCCCATGATCCTCCACCTGTCACGTCTGGATAAGGTATCTCTGAGCCTGTCGCCCAAGAGACATACTGAGGAAATCCCCCACTCCACATCCAAAAATTGCCTAAGCAAACCACGGCTTTCATGTCGCGTTTGGCCATCTCCACCATAAAAAAATCCAGACCTTCCAGTAGGTCCTCGTCATACACTCCAGGAGCCGTTTGGAGGATCGGCTTGTTTTGATAAGGGCTATCGAGACTACCTTCACTAGCCGCCATGACACGTAGGTTGGTCACGCCGAGGGCTTGGAGAGCATCCAGCTCCCTGACCAATCGCTCCCGATCACCTTGATCTCCTTTCGAACCTAAATTCATACCATACCAGAGGTTCGTCCCGATGTAGTGATAAGGTTCGCTATTGATCTCAAACCCCAAGTCTTTCACTTGCACAAACCCCTTGTCTTGCCCATACACTACGCTGCTGAGTAGCAGCGCCACCATTGTCAGATATCTATACATTGTCTTTCGCTTTATTAGAAATTGTATGTGCAATTTCCCGTATAGTCCCTCCTCCTATAGCGTACAAATCGATCAGAGATCGTACCTATTTTTCCCAATCAGAAGGTTTCACCCCTTTTTCCGTTTGTTTTTGATGTAGGCAGTAGGGGTCTCTCCAAATTGCTCTTTGAAGCACTTGCGAAAATAAGCTGGGTCCGTAAACCCCACTTGATACGTCACTTCCGAGACATTGAAATCCCCGTGTTCAAACAACTGTGCTGCACGCTTGATCCGCATCATTCGGATAAACTCATTGGGTGACTTACCGGCCAAGGCTTTGAGTTTGCGATAGAGTTGCATCCTACTGAGTCCGATTTCCTTGCCAAACTCCACCACCGAGTAATCAGAGTTGTCCATGTTCTCCTCAATGATATCCATACAACTCTGCAAAAATGCCTCATCGGCAGAAGTCACTGTGATCATTTTGGGTTCGAGGACCAACTGATCTCTGTCTTGAACGAGCATACGACTCTGCTCTCGAGACTTGATCAAGTTACGGGCTTTGAGCTTGAGTACTTTGAGGTGAAATGGCTTGGTAACATAGTCATCCGCACCGTTTTCGAGTCCTTCGATATTGTAGATGAAGGACGTCCGTGCCGTCAACAAAATCACTGGAATATGCGACGTGTCAAGATTCTCCTTTAGTTTTTTGCAAAAAGTAATTCCATCCATGACGGGCATCATCACATCACTGATTACTAGATCAGGGTCGTGCTCGTTTGCCAATTCTATACCGACTTGCCCGTTTTCTGCTTCGAACACTGCGTACTCAAATTGAAACAGTGATTTGAGGAAATGGCGTACCTCGACGTTGTCTTCGACGATGAGGATTTTTTTGAGCCCCTCGACATCCTGGGCCTCTGCGGTCGTCGCGAGCTCATCTTCTCGCTCTTCATCGAGCACTTCGCGATAGGTGGCGATATCTTCACTGTCTTTGAAATCCTCCAGCATATCCTCTGGTTTGAAATGCGCCATCCCTGTCGGTATGCAGACTTCAAATGTCGCGCCCTGTCCCACTTCGCTCTCGACCTTGATCGCCCCGTGATGAAGCTCCACCAAACTCTTGCACAAGGCCAAACCAATGCCACTACCTGTCCCCGTGTCTTGGTCGCCTGAGTAAAACCGATCAAATACTTTCTTCTTTTCTTCTAATCCTATACCGTCTCCCGAATCTACTACGCTCAGCACGACCTGTCCCTTTTGCTCTTTGAGTTGCACCTTGATTGCACCTCCCTTTTGAGTATGTTTGAAAGCATTGGACAATAGGTTAAACAATATTTTTTCGAACTGATCCCGGTCAAAATAGAGAGGGATGACATTGGATGAAGTAACAAGACTGTAATCGATCCCGCGTTGCTCGGCTAGACTGTCAAAAGATAACTTGACCTCCTTGACGAACTTATAGAAATTGCCCTCGGCGATTCGCAAGTTGAGACTCCCCGTCTCGGCCTTGCGAAAATCAAGCAGTTGATTGATGAGTCGCTGTAGTCTACCGGCATTTTGTGTCACCAACTTGAGCTGCTTTTGAACTTTGACTCCTCCTTCTCCATCGTCGATGAGCTGCTCGACAAGTCCCAAAATCAGCGTCAATGGCGTCCTAAACTCATGCGAGATGTTGGTGAAAAATTGCAATCTGGACTTGTTCAGCTGTTCGGTATTTTCTCGTTCGAGTCGCTCAAAGCGCAAGTCATGCTCATAGGCCGAACGTATCAAGATCATTTTTCGAAAGACAGCCAAAAAGATCATCGCCAATACCACATACAACAGGACCGCCCAGTGCGTGCGCCACCAAGGAGGTGAGATCACGACGAGGAGGCTCCTTCCTTCTTCGTTCCATAGTCCATCGTCGTTGGAGGCTCTGACGGTAAAGGTGTAAGTCCCTGGGTCGAGATTGGTGTACTTGGCATAGCGTCGGCTGGAGCTCGTCGAGTGCCATTCGGTATCAAATCCGTCCAAACGGTAAGCATAACGATTTTTGCGAGGGTTCGCAAAATGCAAAGCAACAAACTCAAACGAAATCGTATTCTCCGAAAAGTTCAGCACGATACGATCTGTCTCGCTCAGTGCTTTGGGCAATACCACTCTCCCGTTGAACTCCTCCCCTGGTTTTAGACTGACATCTGAGACCGTCACATCTTTGATCACCACGTGAGGCAAATAGGGGTTTTGAAAAATATTGCGAGGATTGATGATATTGAAACCGTTAGAACCTCCGAGTAGCAAGCGACCGTCATCTGCCTCCAAAGTCCCCTCGTTGTAAAAAAAACCACCTTGCATCCTATCCTGTGAGTCGAAGTGATTGACATACATCTGTTCCAAATCGGGGTTGATGACCGTCACACCTTCCTCGCCAGCGATCCACAGCAACCCCGAATCATCCTCTATCACTCCTACGACATCTTGCGGCAGACGGTCCTGCGTACGATTGACATGTACAAACACGTCCTCCTTGTCATCGTATCGACTGAGTCCATCCTCGGTCCCTACCCACATCCGCTCTTTGCTATCGACGTAGATTGTATTCACAAAATTATTGTTGATGCCTGGCGACTCGTCACTGTACTGATATGCCTTGAACTCCACGACTTTTTTGTTTTGGATCATGAGACGAAACAAGCCATTGCCTCGTGTCCCCACCCAGAGGTAGCCCTCGTCATCCTCATACAAGGTCACCATCGCGATGGGGGATAGCCTTGGCTCTTTGATCCAATACACCTCACCCTCATCGGTCACGAGATTGAGCCCTTTGCTCCAAGTACCTACCCACATCCCCCCGCTACTCGCTGGAGCAATGGACATCACATAATCATCCGTCAATGCCACTGGAGTCTTCATGTCGTAGTGTCGGTAATTTCGGATCTCATGCGTCTGATGATTGATATCCTTGGCGTCTATCACGTACAAGCCAGCTCCCGCCGTCCCGATCCAAAACCGACCGCTTGGGTCCACGTTGAGTTTTTGAATGTAATGTGTAAAATCCACGTCATCGTCAGTGACCAAGCGGTACTTGTCGATGCTGGACACGGCGTCCCCGTTGAAATTGACTTGAAACAAGCCTCCACCCAATGTCCCGATCCAATGCTTGCCATCTGGTCCTTGACGAATACTTGTGATGATGCTATTGGTCGGATCAAAGGTCTTTGTCTTTGTCAGAGAAATGTTGTTGTCGTAGGAGTCATACTTGTTGAGGCCCTTGCGTGTCCCCGCCCAAAGCACCCCACTTCTGTCAATCAGTAGTGCGGTGATGGTATTCTGACTCAAATTGACTTCTTTGTCAAAATCTCCAAAGAAACGTTCAAAACTATTCTTTTTGATGTCAAACACACTGAGTCCCATGTCTGACCCCAGCAGCAGAAACGGCTCAACCGATGACACAGAGGTCATGCTCCGAAAAATATTGAATGATGAAGCTCTCCCCTTGATCTCAAAGTTCTCCACCTTACCCTTCGCATATTTTTTCAGTCCCTTCTTCGTCCCCCAATACACTGCCATTCCTTTGGCATTTTCGATATACTGGAGATCATAGATATAGTTGTGCAAGCCATCATTGGCTGGATCAAAATCCACCACGATCCGCTCAAAATGCGGGTGCTCGGGATCAATATTTTCCATCAAAGACACTCCATACTCGGTAGCAACCCATAGCCGATTGCGTGAGTCGATCATCAACTTGGTGACAAAATCGTTGCTCAACGAATGCACATTGGTAGAATCAGTAAAGAAGGATGTGAATTTTCCCGTATGCGTATCGAGATGATTGAGTCCATGCTCGGTCCCGATCCACAATCCACCACTAGCATCCTCAGCGATATCCCAGACGTGCTGATTGCTTAGGCTATTTGGATCGTCCGGTATATGTGTGTATTGATAAAATGCATCGCTGTTTTTGTCCTTGCGAAAAAGTCCTCCCGTACGGGTACCCACCCACAGGGTCGAATCACTACTCTCAAATACACGAATGATCTTGTTGCTACGAAGATGGTCGGGAG
The DNA window shown above is from Reichenbachiella sp. 5M10 and carries:
- a CDS encoding two-component regulator propeller domain-containing protein, which produces MRRIIIYGWIIWCAIMSCHAQPQTILTKNVFFEQLPVDLGLSQRSINCMLQDHEGYLWVGTWSGLVKYDGYSTQIYRADNTSPDHLRSNKIIRVFESSDSTLWVGTRTGGLFRKDKNSDAFYQYTHIPDDPNSLSNQHVWDIAEDASGGLWIGTEHGLNHLDTHTGKFTSFFTDSTNVHSLSNDFVTKLMIDSRNRLWVATEYGVSLMENIDPEHPHFERIVVDFDPANDGLHNYIYDLQYIENAKGMAVYWGTKKGLKKYAKGKVENFEIKGRASSFNIFRSMTSVSSVEPFLLLGSDMGLSVFDIKKNSFERFFGDFDKEVNLSQNTITALLIDRSGVLWAGTRKGLNKYDSYDNNISLTKTKTFDPTNSIITSIRQGPDGKHWIGTLGGGLFQVNFNGDAVSSIDKYRLVTDDDVDFTHYIQKLNVDPSGRFWIGTAGAGLYVIDAKDINHQTHEIRNYRHYDMKTPVALTDDYVMSIAPASSGGMWVGTWSKGLNLVTDEGEVYWIKEPRLSPIAMVTLYEDDEGYLWVGTRGNGLFRLMIQNKKVVEFKAYQYSDESPGINNNFVNTIYVDSKERMWVGTEDGLSRYDDKEDVFVHVNRTQDRLPQDVVGVIEDDSGLLWIAGEEGVTVINPDLEQMYVNHFDSQDRMQGGFFYNEGTLEADDGRLLLGGSNGFNIINPRNIFQNPYLPHVVIKDVTVSDVSLKPGEEFNGRVVLPKALSETDRIVLNFSENTISFEFVALHFANPRKNRYAYRLDGFDTEWHSTSSSRRYAKYTNLDPGTYTFTVRASNDDGLWNEEGRSLLVVISPPWWRTHWAVLLYVVLAMIFLAVFRKMILIRSAYEHDLRFERLERENTEQLNKSRLQFFTNISHEFRTPLTLILGLVEQLIDDGEGGVKVQKQLKLVTQNAGRLQRLINQLLDFRKAETGSLNLRIAEGNFYKFVKEVKLSFDSLAEQRGIDYSLVTSSNVIPLYFDRDQFEKILFNLLSNAFKHTQKGGAIKVQLKEQKGQVVLSVVDSGDGIGLEEKKKVFDRFYSGDQDTGTGSGIGLALCKSLVELHHGAIKVESEVGQGATFEVCIPTGMAHFKPEDMLEDFKDSEDIATYREVLDEEREDELATTAEAQDVEGLKKILIVEDNVEVRHFLKSLFQFEYAVFEAENGQVGIELANEHDPDLVISDVMMPVMDGITFCKKLKENLDTSHIPVILLTARTSFIYNIEGLENGADDYVTKPFHLKVLKLKARNLIKSREQSRMLVQDRDQLVLEPKMITVTSADEAFLQSCMDIIEENMDNSDYSVVEFGKEIGLSRMQLYRKLKALAGKSPNEFIRMMRIKRAAQLFEHGDFNVSEVTYQVGFTDPAYFRKCFKEQFGETPTAYIKNKRKKG
- the map gene encoding type I methionyl aminopeptidase, whose protein sequence is MSITKESERIGMERISQVVGTTLKRMREYAQVGMSTKELDEYGGAILRSYGAKSAPFETYGFPGYTCISVNEEAAHGIPSDTTILQEGDLINIDVSAELDGFWSDNGSSFVLGEDVHNHQPLVDASKRILRQAICQIKGGVKIADIGHLIETEAKKSGFKVIKNLAGHGVGRSLHEAPENILNYRVRSNRERFRKNTTVAIETFISTRSTVAVEMADGWTLVGNRGGYVTQHEQTILVTDGAPVVLTASNGEWD
- a CDS encoding cellulase family glycosylhydrolase; the protein is MYRYLTMVALLLSSVVYGQDKGFVQVKDLGFEINSEPYHYIGTNLWYGMNLGSKGDQGDRERLVRELDALQALGVTNLRVMAASEGSLDSPYQNKPILQTAPGVYDEDLLEGLDFFMVEMAKRDMKAVVCLGNFWMWSGGFPQYVSWATGSEIPYPDVTGGGSWDEFISYSESFYTNKKAMKMYYDFVEFLIGRTNSLTGVAYEDDPTIMAWQLANEPRGYSHVPEFRAWIDKSAKLIKKKDQNHLVCLGTEGDTSTPISGNELYADNLSKYVDYATTHVWIQNWGWFDPNDTLSFETAKQMTLDYLKGQEEKAQRLGKPLVVEEFGVPRDGGAFGDESTVVYRDAYYRLIFDYTLRSIQSDGVIQGCNFWSWGGEGRPSAPGQLWEIGDDLIGDPAHELQGWYSVYDTDTSTVDLIKEFTLQVEE
- a CDS encoding glycoside hydrolase family 5 protein → MKTIQKMIKRTLVLSLSLVLLWACETKEDSSIEDNQQEDASNTAEKNEAENTEQQEESDLSQTPLEAHGQLQVKGNELVDENGKVAQLRGMSFFWSQWQAAMYNETIVDYLAQDWKVDIIRAAMAVEHEGYKTHPETEIKKVDILVQAAVKNGLYVIIDYHSHEASKDPDTAADFFGQMAKKYKDIPNVIYEIYNEPLEDDWVNTLVPYATQVIAAIRAHDPDNLILCGTRTWSQRVDEVVQQPLTDPNIAYVLHFYAGTHKQWLRDTADKARAAGLCIFVSEFGVINANGDGAINYESTKKWMEWMDDNQLSWCNWAVSEKAEGASIFKPGTPGDQTPTTADLTESGLYLRSILLDRNYDKP